Within the Periophthalmus magnuspinnatus isolate fPerMag1 chromosome 7, fPerMag1.2.pri, whole genome shotgun sequence genome, the region AACCACAGGAACAGTTAGCACCCCGCCCATAGTCTGCTACCCACACCCAATATCCTAGCACCCAACACCCACCACCCACTGCAGCCAGAGTCTCCTATAGGGTACCCAGTGACTCCTACCCACACCCAATACCCAACACCTGAGCACGTAGCCAAAGTCTCGTATAGAGCACCTCAAGTCTGCTACCCACACCTAATACCCAACACCCAAGCACACACTGCAGCCAGAATCTCCTATAGAGCACCCAGTGACTTCTACCCACATCTCAGCAAGCACAGCACCCATAGTCTACTcttgcctctgctcctgtctgctcctctggccctgctcctctggctctgctcctctggctctgcttctctggctctgctcctctgactctgctcctctggctctactcctctggctctgctcctttgtttctgctcctctggctttagatactcatttgagcaggtattaatactaaaaactcacattcacaggacagaaataaacctatCCTTCccgcatagactagtatacgcctatggaccactatggaatttacctgactgagggattaactagatataaagccacatagtaatataaaagaaagtacttctagtgttgaaaatcatattctactGTCTGTCTACTGTCTTTTTTTCCATCGTAATTTTGGAATCAGTTTTGAGTATTGAGTATTCCTTAGAACCACATTCTGATCTATGTACCACTATCATTACAAACCCTAATCTTCCTGTTGTTCTCCTTGTGTTGAAGATGCCAGAGCCCACCCCTCTGAAGAAGCCCAAACATGAAGACGTATGCCCCCCCTCCCCTGTGCCGGAGAAGCCCAAGCACCACGCCGTCCTCCAGGCCCTGTCCCAGAAGGTGAGAGCCTGGTCAGATGGCATGTCCTGTAATGCTAGCCTGTGTTTGGGAGCAGGCGGGAGCTTAAATTTAGATTTGGCAGGGCGTCCGAGCACGGAAACCAGAGCCGCTGTGGGCCGGGGGATCACTTACCCCAAGTGCGGTAACTCCATCGCCCCGTGGAGCCCAGCACGTCGATAGTGTCGAAACctcaggaggagacaggagctgaAGGCTGTAACAGCACTCAGCTGTTAATCAAAGTTTAGATTCTGGCCTGGGAATCCTGGAaacatttggttttgttctgtcaTACATCAAGGGCATAAAAGAGGTTGGCGAAATCATAACTACAATTATTTGGATCATAATTAAAGGTGTAATTTACAGATTTCCAAGGAAGTACTTtgacaggaatgttccacagtatggcattaaagtgccAAGGGGAGGTTTTAATGATTGTCTAATATGTACttaatttggtgggatagtacttaaaataatagttttataccaagaagcaatttgcaaagaaaagttgaaaaatatgttgaaaattacacgAAGTAGAGGACTTTTAGAGAGTTCTATAGTGATGATATCACACTAGAGAATTCTGTCCAAAGGTTTGGCACAATTTACATGTGATAAGCATTTTTTCCCAatactttaaacatgatttaaacaaaataaaagtgttttattatatttttatttgtcaactaataattaataataaataataaataataatttctgtaCAAGGGGATTTGGCCCAGTGTACAACATGGTAACAGTGGAATTCCCTAGTGCGTtatcatgatttccaaccaggaagtaaaattttaaacctaTAAAATAGCCAAACTGAggaataaaatgctttttttttgtaaaatcttaaatataatgatcttaactgtgttttagtaaaataagTGTTCTAAACTATCATATGCACTTAAACCTATCGATCTTGActttattcaattaaaggtgcactttgtaacctTTTTTGTAGAGGGCTGCTGcatgcttgtatccatggagattttattgctttatctggaatgttccacagcgtggaaataaacttgaaataaacttaaacaaaTTGGAGCTCAAATCTGTGGATTGCATGTATTTATTAAGCTTTAAGAATACCTGTAAATGAATTATTTAATTCCTGGTTCCTGGTTCATTTCCCAggtcattccaggcaaagaggTTGTTGAGATCTTATTGCGttccctggaatattccacaggaTGAAACAACACTTAGCTATGTCTCGGATTAAGAAGATGCAAGGTTAGGATTTGGCTAGAAATGGTATTTTATGAGTATGACAtcaaacttttctatctccatggacacaaacaaGTAATGCCACCAGACCAAATTACAGATCATATCTGAGAAGTGTCCCTGCTCATAGTAATAATACATGACTATTTGAGGCATTTTGagcacctgtaactgaacaaCTGCAAaatagataagcttaatgccacactgtggaacatttcttatatttgtctccatggaaacacccCCACCAGACAGGTGACATAGTACATACACCTTTAACCTGATCTAATTTTCCCACTTGTGTTATCTAATTAGAAACAGCATGTGTACCaatgactgtgtctgtgtcttctCAGGGAGTGAACTGCCTCCAGCCCAGGCAGAGGCCCTCAGCGTTCAGACCCTGGTCCCCTCACATCTCCAGTGGGGAGAAGGAGCCGGCTGGACATCCCCTAGCCCTGCTCCGGGACAGGTGTGTGTGCTGGGGTGGGAGGGTGATCCTGGGAGTGGTTCTTTTGAATATCCTAGTTTTATGACATAAAGGTTACCATTAGATAACTAATTTGAAAGCGTAATTTGCCAGAGAGAAATATTTTgataaacagtaatattgaaacaactttatgccactgactcAAAGCAAGATGATCCCAATAAActtatttttaaacagacagtatcattaaaaggcctgagctgcaggaAATagatagcagaatgaaccaataataaGCCATAGAAGTAATTTTTTTCAACCTACTACAACTCAAATCAAAACGTATTACATAAATACGTTTTGATTTGGCAAAAATGTCCTcacttttacaaataaattgtacacatgataattactgagccccaaaatatattgttccacctttcatatattgaacgataagttaatctagtaattatcgtgacaggccttgtTGCCATCTTGTCTGGTCAGTTCccataaaacaaatatgtaaatTCTTGCATTTACAAGTCAAACTAACCTTACGCTGCGGCTAGATTGTGGCGAGTTTAGAAACAAATGAGAATCTTTCTTTACATTAAGGCAACACGGCAACATCAacactagggatgcaccaatctaGCTTTTGCAGTTCCTATAGCGATTTCAGCACTATAGCTTTCATAATCTTCCAATACCCACATCAGCAATACcagggcagagactgaaaatagcattaaagatcctatattacacaaaattgccaTGTTAGaacactgttacctcctcaaaatgatgtgttttgtttcatttacacatatttgagtgaggctttattattagtctgtctacatctccaaagctaaaaatgctctgttccaccttgtgatgtcatgtaatcaTAGTTTTCTTTTAGCTTCTTTTGAGTAGGGATTGGCAGTTCCACTTCTGAAATCATcccagtgattctagtgaaaatgtatggagtttaaaaacacagtagagcactacctgtattaccacatgacatcacaaggtgaaacagagtgttttcagtttcagcgaagaactcagactaaatatgctgggtttgtgtgttaaacttgtgtgaatgaaacaactccaggtctgtttgtgatgaggaacaacattgaaacatcagaaaataatataatataggccctttattatattattttcctttccttaaaacaaaaataaaggaacacaaaactgatccaaactaTTGAAACATTAGACTTGCTGAGCCAACTACGGCCAgcaaatagtcttattacattgaTTTATATGTCAAAAAAGGATATAGGCTGAACCGATATGCAACAGCCGATATCTGGTCCAGCAAATTTTCGGAATTGACAATCCATTATACATTCACTCCATATTTGATAGTGTTAAGACAATTCTGTAGCACATCTGCTCTGGGGGAGGTTGATGGAAGTGAagttgccaatctgtgccattgccCCCGTCAAGTAAAGTGGTTGTagcatcttgcccaaggacacaacaacagcacactCTACTGtcacttgttttaattttaaattggTCAAATCAGAGATAGAAAATCAGCGGTGGCACATATTGTATTTAGTGTCATGCATcagtgacatcagtgacaaatctcctgtcttattctgcataaaaaactgctaagcgtgtagtttagatttgtacaaacatgttctgaaatgtgatacttgaattagtttgtcagttcatctttcagtctttttttcaattcttctgtatgtgtttaaaatgtgaactttcagGACCCTTGTTCAGTTGTGCTTCGCTCAGTGTTTGGACCTAGGACCTCAGCCTGTACTAATGACCTCTGTGATAATGAAATCTTGTATTGTCTACACCAacgcccctctctcctcctccagcttcTACAACTTCAAGAGCCTGGAGAGCGCCGTGGCCCCCAATGTGGCCCTCACCCCTCTGCACTTGGGGAAAATGGGCCCCATGTCGCCCTCAGTCCCCAGCACCTCCCACCCCAGCGGAGGTGAGGCTCCCGGGGAGAGTGCCAACAGCAACTGCCGGTCCCGGAAGCGGAGGGCCACCGGAGACCAGGGACCCCCAGCCACCGAGGGTCCCAGACCCACTGCACCACCCGTCTGTAAGAGCCCTGCACCCTCACTCCCCAACGATAAGGACTCGGAGGTGGAGATAGAAGTTGAAAGTCGTGACGAGTGTAAGTCAATCTTCTTTTGTGAGACTTGTTGTAAAAATGCTGCCTTTGGATACTCTTTTGAATAGGTTTTGCATAATTATAGAACATTTCATGTTGCGTCTCTGCCCTGTGTCtgatctgtctctcctctgtctctcctctgtctctcctctgtcttttctcCATCCCACAGTCACATCgtccctgtcctctctgtcttctccaTCCTTTACCTCCTCCAGCAGCTCAGCCAAGGACCTGAGTTCTCCGGGGTCTCTGGGGCCCGTCAGTTCAGCCTCTGCTTCAGAGAGCCAagtggcccctccccctcccactCCCGCCCAACCCCCCTCCACTCTGGCTCCGCCCACAGAATATGGCCTGGAGTCGGACCTGGAGAGTCTGAGGCaggctctggactctggactggactcaaaagaggccaaggagaagtTTCTCCATGAGATCGTGAAGATGAGAGTAAAGCAGGAGGAGAAGCTGGGCTCCGCGCTGCAGGCCAAGCGCAGCCTCCAACAGGTAAAGTCACTCACATCATACATATCACATATGTAGATATCACATAGCTAAACACTCTGCTGCCCAAACACACATTTAGGATTAAATAGAAGTGATAGAATAGctgaaaatgttaaatatcaGCTTGtactcaaaataatataatagaaGTCCAGTATATTAGAAGTAATATAGCAGTGCTTCagaaaattactcaagtaataaagtatttgggaaagtactactcaagaGTAAATTAAAGggtaatatctgatttataattaaaaatttgaatgtcatttggaggacaaaacatgaaataatgcacaagaaCTGGTAAAGATAGACACTAGTAAAGatagacacaaacatgagaaagactaaatcatatctgaaggagcagtgcaagaaacacaaatgtttaaatcatttcatattgtcaggATAAAGCTTTTGTGACTTGTGGAAGAGAAACCAAAACATTTGCACAAGTGAGGATTTTGTTACTACAattaaaatattacttaagtaggagtaaaagtatgctgctagaaaagtacaatttctttaaaaagctaCTGAAGAAAAAAGTACTACCCATCTCTGGGAGGAAACAGGACTTACATAAACCATGGTCACAAACAAGAGTAGAGGAAGGAAGTGTGTGCTTTCCCAGACCTGTCCTTGGCACCAGCATGTGTGCACTTTGCCTCACTGTTTTAGTCTAAGACATTGGGCGGCTTTGCCCCACACAGAGCTGACAGACCCTCAGGTccaatgtatgtatgtatgtaaactGTAGTGTTAGAGCAGGCTTAAAGTATGGCTAGAGCAAGTTAGAGTAGGGTTAGAATAGAGTTAGAGTAGGGTTAGAGCAGGTTAGAGTATGGTTAGGGCAAGGTTAAAGTAGGGTTAGAGCACTGTTATGGCAGAGTTAAAGTATAGTTAAAGCAGGTTAGAGCAGGGTGAGAGCAGGATTAGAGCAGTGTTAGGTCAGGTTTAAAGTATGGTTAAAGCAGGTTAGAGTAGGGTTAGAGTAGAGTTATAGAGCAGGTTAGAGCAGTGTTAGAGTAGGGTCAGAATAGGGTTAGGGCAGGGTCAGAGTAGAGTCATAGAGCAGGGTTAGTGTAGGGTTAGAATAGagttaaagcaggattaaagcagggcGTGAGTGGCTCCAGGCTAATTCAGGCACTAGTCCCATCGACGCTGTCTTTGTCGCCTCAGAGTGGAGGGTGTGATGCATTGTTCAGGCTCACGCTTTGTCCCACCTCCACAAAACCTGCTGACAGACAGGAGCGCCCAGCCCCAGTTCCCAGGACCAGCCCTCTGATACGGGCCGGCGTTCAGAGGAAGAGCGGCCCCAGCCTGGCCTCTGCTCTCCCTGCTCCCCCGAGACGCTTACACCACTGCAGTCCTGCTTGTTTACATGTATCAGGTCACATGTTGTTGGTTGTAGTTTGTAAGAGGACTACACCTAGTACACATGTCCACTGAGGTGTAGAGACACTGTCTATTTGCAAAGATAGCAAGATTCCAAATGTCCATCTGTTCATAGGAGTGTATACCATTTGccaacacaacaacaatgcCTAAATTGCTAAATCTGTCAGGACCCTAACAGAGCCTCACACTCCCCATAAGTATGAGGCTCTGTTAGGGTCCTGCTCACACCACAACCTAAGGCACCCCTCATCCAAGTCCAacattagtctatctacatcacATATTTACAGTGACTATGCAGTATCAGCTGTTCATGCTCTCTccttaataataacaataatttacGTGTCTTTTCTGATTTTTGATTTGGAACACTCAAAGCCGGTGGTGataagacaataataatattgcTTAAAGGACCAATAatatgctatttatttataatgttgtatcctcatcaaaaacaacactggagttgtgttttgtttcattgacacatgtttaacacacaaaccctttacgctgagttctttgCTCAAACCGAAAACATTCAGTTCCACCTAGAGatttcatgtggtaatacagagagtgctccactgtgtttttaaactccattcaccttcatcagattcatttggacaatttcagccctaAAATTtacaatttctactgaacaaaggtaaaaggagctgttaacctgaaaccaaccgctacatgacatcacatgatggaacagagcattttcagctttggagatatagatagacttataataaaggattactcaaatgtgtgtgaatgaaacaaaacacaactccaggtctgtttttgaggaggtcacaGCATTCTaatatgtcttaaagctcacaaaaatcCATTATGCGTAATGTATGCGTAATGTTATAAATCTAAATTAAAACCCAGTTGGGATTAGTGTAGCTAGTATGGTACACAAAGTCATGTTTACAAAGTACTACTCATATTAACTAGTGCAAATGATTaggtttaacattttaaacgtggatatttctttatttttattttgcaatctttttttattatttgtataataacaaaatcaagataacaaaatttctttttttcttctaataaaatataatctctTGATCCATCTGAGATTCTGAGAGTAGTGTTAGGACAAGGTTAAAGTAGTGTTAGAGAGCAGTGTAGAGCAGTGTTAGAGCAGGTTAGAGTAGGGTTAGAGCAGTGTTAGAGTAGGGCTAGAGCAGGGTTAGAGTAGTGTTAGGGCAGGGTTAGAGTAGTGTTAGAGTAGGGTTAGAGCATTGTTGGAGAAGGGTTAGAGCAGTGTTAGGGCAGGGTTAAAGTAGGAATTAGAGCAGGTTATAGTAGGGTTAGAGCAGTGTTAAGGCATAGTTAAAGTAGGGTTAGAGCAGCGTTAAGGCAGGGTTAAAGTAGGGTTAGAGTAGGGTTAGAGCAGGGTTAGGGCATGGTTAAAGTAGCGGTTTAGAGCAGTGTTAGAGTAGGGTTAGGGCAAGATTAGAGTAGGGTTAAAGTAGGTTTAGAGCAGTGTTAGAGTAGGGTTAGAGCAGGATTAGAGTAGGGTTAAAGTAGGTTTAGAGCAGTGTTAGAGTAGGGTTAGAGCAGGATTAGAGTAGGGTTAAAGTAGGTTTAGAGCAGTGTTAGAGTAGGGTTAGAGCAGGGTTAGCGCAGTGTTAGGGCAGGGTTAAAGTAGGGTTAGAGCAGGTTATAGTAGGGTTAGAGCAGTGTTAAGGCAGTGTTAGGGCAGGGTTAAAGTAGGGTTAGAGCAGGTTATGGTAGGGTTTGAGCAAATTAGAGCAGTGTTAAGGCAGGGTTAAAGTAGGGTTAGAGCAAGTTATAGTAGGGTTAGCGCAGTGTTAAGGCAGGGTTAAAGTAGGATTAAAGCAGGTTGTAGTAGGGTTAGATCAGGTTAGAGCAGTGTTAAGGCAGGGTAAAAGTAGGGTTAGATCAGGTTAGAGTTGGGTTAGAGCAGGGTTAGGGCAGGATTAAAGTAGAGTTAGAGCAGTGTTAAGGCAAGGTTAAAGTAGGATTAGAGCAGGGTTAGGGCAGGGTTAAAGTAAGGTTAGAGCAGGTTAGAGTAGGCTTAGACCAGTGTTATGGCAGGGTTAGAGCAGGGTTAGAGCAGTGTTAGAGCCGGTTTAGAGCAGGGTTAGAGCAGGGTTATAGTAGGGTTAGAGCTCACAAGAAACCATTATGCACAATGTAAGACCTGTAAGATTATACATCTAAATTAAAACCCAGTTGATAATAGTTTAACTAGTATCGTAAACTACATTCACATCCTAGACCAGTGGTCGGGAACCTATGGCTCGCGAGCCAGACATGGCTCTTTTGATGACTGCATCTGGCTCTCAGATAAATCTTAGCTGACATTTGttaacacaataagtaatgaataaattatacctaaatacagaagtaatcaaataaaataattctcaaaaataaacaatactacggtaagaaaaccatttggctccaTCTTTATGTTCTGCCTCAACTAACACGTTCTCATAGAGCGTGCtgttttccctctccctctttccctccctatcgctcttaaagtgacggtaacatatttacgtaaaacttcaataatgacaatcctaagatattttccaaaatcagcattaatgcaataaaacaagtatagcttatacatataaatattaacctaaaacatcatttattaacattaaaatattatcaCTCTGAATTTGCATGCATTACCAAACGTAAATCAAATCctggctcccacagatgttatgaaaaaaaatattaacaatacattcagagacttcttatactctaaaattgttggtcttgtttaaaaattcacatatttagttgtattcagagttaaaaaatattgtatggctctcacggaaatacattttaaaatacgaCTTTTTTGGCTCTCTCGGCTAAAAAGGTTCCCGACCCCTGTTCTAGACTGTAGAATCTCCATCTGCACATCATATCAAATCCGCGGTGGCCATGGCTGTGGTTGGTTGCTCATGGGGCGGACTGGCTTGCACAATGagcagtttttacatttttaacttaatatttggGAATTTTGCCCAATTAAGAAGTGCAGCATGTGCAGTTCAAAGAACGGAAGTTAAGGGCTATTGcattgtgtgatttgagcagtttgcTTTCCCTGTATCCACGGCAACCCTACTTGAAGATAGctgtgctaaccagctagctctgaaatgctacagaTTTTTACAACAATGGAACAGACTTTCTACACCAGATATGGCAGAAGATGTTCCAGAGGAAACACTTCAAGGGAATGCGTCATCTCATTACCAattgaaagaaaagagaagagagaaagtgaggcttaggagaggctttcctgttgtgtctcagAGTTCACCTGGTTCCCCCTGGAcactgctgtgatgctgcagggcACAGAGGATATAAAAGAGGGACTCTTTTGTACTGATGGCTAAAACTcccctcaaactgccctgacactgGGTCTGATGATCGTACCTGCTGAGCCGCAGGTTTTATTTGAGCTTTTCTATTATCATTGTATTTTACCTGCTCAGTGTGCTTAAACTGCCCCTTgaggacaaataaagtgatattgattgCTTTCAATTAATATTTACTCAAGGTTGTGACATCTTTGTGTAGGAGCTTGAGTTCTTGCGAGTGGCCAAGAAGGAGAAGCTGCGTGAGGCAACGGAGGCCAAGAGGAGCCTAAGAAAGGAGATTGAACGTTTGAGAGCAGAGAGCGATCGCAAGATGAAGGACGCCAACGAGGCCCGACTCTGCCTCAAGAGGGAGCTAGAGCAAGCCCGGCAGCTGCGCGTCTGTGACAAGGGCTGTGAGGCGGGACGACTGCGCGCCAAGTACTCCGCTCAGGTACTACTCACTAGGgtggtcaaaagtatcgaaaatctgatATTAATCCATATTAAAGACCTGTTATGCTTatatctgctatatagttataatgtctgacatccgtggatcattatatgttataattttcagattttataaCCATTATGATATTGGAATccgtattgagtatcaagtattccttagtatcagaATCGAGTATCGTAATTTTTGTATCGTGGCACCACTACTACTGACACACATGTGCAGACCTATATGTGTTTCTGTTGCTTTGAGACATAAATGTCATccataaagggcccatattacactagttTTGCTCTGTTAtaattttcatcaaaaacatacatgtagttgtgttttgtttcattcacacatgcaaaaTCCTGCATAtctaggagttcttctctcaaacagaaaacactctgttgcaccttgtgatgtcatgtggtaataaaggaagtgctccactgtgtttttaaacttccaacaccttcactggactcatttggatgatttcagtcaataactactgaacaaaaggtaacagGTAGCTTCTAACTTGAAAACCTCATGAGATCAAAAGGTAGAGTagagcatgttgagctttggagatattgacaaattaataataaaggattactcaaacatttgtgaatgaaacaaaacacaactttacgTATGCTTTTGAGGAAGTAACTACAttcaaacatggcttaaagctcacaagagtcagttttgtaaaACCTTTAAAGCAGCATGGCTGATATGTGGAGATGAGCTTGTGGTCAAAGGCTTGTTTTATTTCCTCAGATTGAAGACCTCCAGATGAAGCTCCAGCATGCTGAGGCTGACCGTGAGCAGCTCCGCTCAGATCTGCTTCAGGAGCGGGAGGCCCGGGAACACCTGGAGAGAGTGGTCAAGGAGCTTCAGCAACAGCTCTGGCCCAAGTCCTCCAGTGGGACCAGCTGTAAGCaggaggatgcagaggacacaCCGCTGGACGTGTAGAACATCTACAGAACTTCACTATAGCGCCACCAGCACACTCCGACACGGCTCCTCCAATGAGCATGGGCACCCAACAGAACTTTGTCCAAGAGGTGTTCCAATGTTCCACAAAATCCCCTTTTTTACTAATCTTGCACCAAGTTCTTCACTGTGACCCTAGAGAAGATGGCAACATTATAAGATATTCAAATATCAACAGTGAAAGTGATTGGAGCAAAGCCTCAGGAGCTAGCTCGTGGACGACCAAAGTGAGCAGACTGAACAAATGTGGTCCCCTGGACATGTTTGTCCCCTGGAGAGGTCTGGGCGCCTTGAGACGTCCAGGCCCCTGGCATGTACCTTGGACTAGTCTCATGGAGGTGGTTGATAGCACTTGAGAAGAACCGTGCTGAGCTGGACCAGGCTGCGTTCACTCAACACTGACCCCTGCTTTGGCCTTCAATGGCTACTACCAGATTTTCAGTTAAattaatgtaaatatttgtgttttttacttATAAACTGAATGGCACTTTGACTCATTGGAAAGCAGACACAGTCTTCTTGTTCTCAGCGATCATCCATAGACACATGTAACCATTGATAATGGCAGACTTTTGTAAATACGAGGAAAGTTGGAGCTGTCCTGTGGGGGGTATGAGGCGCTCTGTGAGGGTCCTGTTTGCACCACAACATCGAGTACCGGTACTCCTCATCCAGGCACTAAGTCAAACATCAGTCTATGTACATCCAATTGATACTTACACTGGGGGGGTTTACATGCACCTATATGGAGGAATtttcatcagttaccatggtgacacaatgcacacactgcaaacagcaaacactgccaaaaattttttaagatagtctgaaagctcaagaaaaaaatacaaaatggctttaaacaacacattttcaggagcctgtgatcaatatgagtgttcatggtccggTTTTggcgtttgattttcaacaaaaacgcTGAgggtgactaactgaaaaactgctggctaatgctagctagtttgtgactgtaattttatgtgtgagagacataaatcagctcacctgttgaagttccagctaagtcagttctttataggcaaattgtgttaaaataaacctcagATTAAAGCCTAACTTGAGTAAGAGAGCTTccgacagagcagagcctacagttagcatcacacagcagggaatgttgatgacatcagctgcaaagtatcaatagtttaCAATTGCTATGCAGAATCAAACTCTGTTTTTAGACACTCAAAGCCAGTAATGGTAAAGGCGAATGTAACTGCCAATCTGCCCTGATAAATGATACCACATTCATGTTATCATGAATGTGGTATCATTTAATACCATATTCATGTTTAGGtaggtgaaatgtcttgcccaaggacacaacaacattaaagtgcatatgaccaGTTTTCATGTCTTCTAATTATTATTTGGTTtgagatagtacctgtggtaagtatttataatagtttt harbors:
- the skia gene encoding v-ski avian sarcoma viral oncogene homolog a, whose product is METVSRQSFQPHPGLQQTLKQFHLSSMSSLGGPAAFSARWQHELLFKKDGKEPEPVLQHLPPPVMPGPLFIPSDRSTERCETVLEGETISCFVVGGEKRLCLPQILNTVLRDFSLQQINAVCDELHIYCSRCTAEQLEILKVMGILPFSAPSCGLITKTDSERLCNALIYGGTYPPRCKKELSGSLELEITEKSFKVYHECFGKCRGLFVPELYSSPGAACIQCMDCRLMYPTHKFVVHSHKAQENRTCHWGFDSANWRAYVLLGQDYTAKEEKARLEQRLDELKEKFDFTNKYKRKLCSRMPEPTPLKKPKHEDVCPPSPVPEKPKHHAVLQALSQKGVNCLQPRQRPSAFRPWSPHISSGEKEPAGHPLALLRDSFYNFKSLESAVAPNVALTPLHLGKMGPMSPSVPSTSHPSGGEAPGESANSNCRSRKRRATGDQGPPATEGPRPTAPPVCKSPAPSLPNDKDSEVEIEVESRDEFTSSLSSLSSPSFTSSSSSAKDLSSPGSLGPVSSASASESQVAPPPPTPAQPPSTLAPPTEYGLESDLESLRQALDSGLDSKEAKEKFLHEIVKMRVKQEEKLGSALQAKRSLQQELEFLRVAKKEKLREATEAKRSLRKEIERLRAESDRKMKDANEARLCLKRELEQARQLRVCDKGCEAGRLRAKYSAQIEDLQMKLQHAEADREQLRSDLLQEREAREHLERVVKELQQQLWPKSSSGTSCKQEDAEDTPLDV